One Echinicola strongylocentroti DNA window includes the following coding sequences:
- a CDS encoding serine hydrolase domain-containing protein, producing the protein MKKSKIKVIVRVILAIGTIISLFYVPWILIWAWVVPLPDTVAEQVEKATELGFDGIVVYVDEGGRPPAFYAAGWKNTEEKIPADPHALFKVASVSKLYTAVAITKLVTEGRLSLDKTLVDYFPNLEGRIENADSITIRMLVQHRSGIPNYTDTFNYWAAPKANNADRLELILDLPADFKPGQDFEYSNTNYLLLAELIEKVTGQDRFAYIKTEILDPLHLENTFGSIHDVELDEVMSGYYVGYDGDLKTDDNDSILATAEDLGMFLRALNEGTMFKDEKEQGIYSSLYRYDHTGLIPGYQTIAKYHKDIDTVIIQFTNTVDFEGYNWNLSEIIYSRIVKIVRRETKDSLGI; encoded by the coding sequence ATGAAAAAGAGCAAAATCAAGGTAATCGTCAGGGTGATTTTGGCCATAGGGACGATTATTTCCCTGTTCTATGTGCCATGGATCCTGATTTGGGCATGGGTAGTACCCTTGCCGGATACGGTAGCAGAACAGGTCGAAAAGGCTACAGAGCTGGGATTTGACGGTATTGTGGTATATGTGGATGAAGGCGGAAGGCCGCCTGCTTTTTATGCTGCAGGCTGGAAAAACACCGAAGAGAAGATTCCCGCAGATCCCCACGCGCTGTTTAAAGTCGCCAGTGTCAGTAAGCTTTATACTGCCGTGGCCATTACCAAATTGGTGACTGAAGGGCGGTTGTCCTTGGACAAGACGCTTGTGGATTATTTTCCGAATTTGGAAGGACGGATCGAAAATGCGGACAGCATTACCATACGCATGTTGGTGCAGCACAGAAGTGGGATTCCCAATTATACGGACACGTTCAATTATTGGGCGGCACCAAAAGCCAATAATGCAGACCGGTTGGAATTGATCTTGGATTTACCTGCTGATTTTAAGCCCGGACAGGATTTTGAATACAGCAATACCAATTATTTACTCTTGGCCGAATTGATCGAAAAAGTTACTGGCCAAGACCGCTTTGCATACATCAAGACGGAAATCCTGGATCCACTCCATCTTGAGAACACCTTTGGCTCGATCCATGATGTGGAGCTGGATGAGGTCATGAGCGGATATTATGTCGGTTATGATGGGGACCTGAAAACAGATGATAATGACTCCATATTGGCTACAGCAGAAGATTTAGGGATGTTTTTGAGGGCACTGAACGAAGGGACAATGTTCAAGGATGAAAAAGAGCAGGGAATTTATTCCTCCCTTTACCGGTATGACCATACGGGCTTGATTCCTGGTTACCAAACCATCGCAAAATACCACAAGGATATCGATACGGTAATCATCCAATTTACCAATACGGTTGATTTTGAAGGATATAACTGGAACTTGTCGGAAATCATCTACAGCCGTATTGTGAAAATAGTGAGAAGAGAAACAAAAGATAGCCTTGGAATATGA
- a CDS encoding flavodoxin family protein codes for MKKNDFSDLKAVFVNCTLKKSPQLSHTATLMEVSQRIMKNENVQTDFIRLVDHQVANGVYPDMKDHNWDEDEWPDLFKRIIEADILVIGTPIWLGEKSSVTQKLIERLYAMSGMKNDKGQYIYYGKAGGCVITGNEDGVKHCAMGILYSLQHLGYSIPPQADCGWIGEVGPGASYGDKEWNGEKLDTPVGFDSNFTNRNTTFMTYNLLHLAAMLKANNGYPNYGNSREDWDDGARWEFENPEYR; via the coding sequence ATGAAAAAGAATGACTTCAGTGATTTAAAAGCGGTATTTGTTAATTGTACCCTGAAAAAGTCTCCCCAACTGAGCCATACTGCTACCTTAATGGAGGTTTCACAGCGTATCATGAAGAATGAAAATGTCCAGACGGATTTTATTAGGTTAGTGGACCATCAAGTAGCCAATGGTGTATATCCGGACATGAAGGACCATAACTGGGACGAGGACGAATGGCCGGATTTATTTAAGAGAATTATTGAGGCTGATATTTTAGTGATAGGGACTCCCATTTGGCTCGGAGAGAAGTCGTCCGTTACCCAGAAGTTAATAGAGCGACTGTATGCGATGAGTGGTATGAAAAATGACAAAGGGCAGTACATATATTATGGTAAAGCAGGCGGCTGTGTCATTACGGGCAATGAGGATGGAGTGAAGCATTGTGCGATGGGCATCCTTTACTCCCTTCAGCATCTTGGATATTCTATTCCACCCCAAGCAGATTGCGGCTGGATCGGTGAAGTAGGGCCAGGAGCAAGCTATGGGGATAAGGAGTGGAATGGGGAAAAATTGGATACTCCTGTTGGTTTTGATAGTAATTTTACCAACAGAAATACCACTTTTATGACCTATAATTTACTCCATTTGGCAGCGATGTTAAAAGCCAATAATGGGTATCCCAATTATGGTAACTCAAGGGAAGACTGGGATGATGGTGCTCGCTGGGAATTTGAAAACCCGGAATACAGGTAA
- a CDS encoding helix-turn-helix domain-containing protein, protein MQHFKTLSAYLDYLELPRPEHPMLSVFSAVGEGFLPCPKASSPPITNDCYSISLKKIVKGDLNYGRTRYDFTNGALIFIAPRQVLQWDSSVVFEQKGFSINFHEDFLKGTELAHQVKKYGFFSYSANEALHLSPKEEKQMEAIVESIDIEYHNNHDEFSKDIIISQLSTLFKYANRFYERQFINRKELSNDLLEQFNQQLEDYFDSGQLQESGIPSIEQIANQLSVSQRYLSDTLKKETGKTSTEHLQLYLIDEAKNILLNPSKSVAEVAYELGFEYPPYFSRLFKKKEGLSPTEYREQYKI, encoded by the coding sequence ATGCAGCATTTTAAAACATTGTCCGCCTATTTGGATTACCTAGAACTTCCGCGTCCAGAGCATCCGATGTTGAGTGTGTTTTCTGCCGTGGGCGAGGGTTTTTTGCCTTGCCCAAAAGCAAGCTCTCCGCCAATCACCAACGATTGCTATTCTATAAGCTTGAAAAAAATCGTCAAAGGGGACTTAAACTACGGACGGACGCGGTATGATTTTACCAATGGTGCATTGATTTTCATAGCCCCAAGACAAGTGCTGCAATGGGATAGCAGCGTGGTATTTGAGCAAAAAGGCTTTTCGATAAACTTCCATGAGGATTTTCTCAAAGGGACGGAGTTGGCACATCAGGTTAAGAAATATGGGTTCTTTTCTTATTCGGCCAACGAGGCACTACATCTCTCACCCAAGGAGGAAAAGCAGATGGAGGCGATCGTGGAGAGTATTGATATTGAATACCACAACAATCATGATGAATTCAGCAAGGACATTATTATCTCACAACTAAGCACTCTCTTTAAATACGCCAATCGCTTTTACGAAAGGCAGTTTATCAATCGAAAAGAGCTTTCCAATGATTTGTTAGAGCAGTTTAATCAGCAGTTAGAGGACTATTTTGATTCTGGGCAATTGCAGGAAAGCGGAATACCCAGCATAGAACAAATCGCCAATCAACTGTCGGTTTCGCAGCGTTACCTAAGCGATACACTTAAAAAAGAAACAGGAAAAACGTCAACCGAGCATTTGCAATTGTACCTGATCGATGAGGCCAAGAATATTTTGCTAAATCCCAGTAAATCAGTTGCTGAAGTGGCTTACGAATTGGGTTTTGAATACCCTCCATATTTTTCGAGATTATTCAAAAAAAAAGAAGGCCTCAGCCCAACGGAGTACAGAGAACAATATAAAATCTGA
- a CDS encoding SDR family oxidoreductase — MSTKNQFGKKGWTPERIGSLKGKTYLITGTTSGTGFEASRILLSKGAKVVMLNRNAKKSAEVISTLKNELGNDIETTFILMDLAEQASVRKAAAEVLEKVPRIDALICNGAIAQVPDRKLTVDGFESQLGVNHYGHFALQALLFPLIQKSKGRIVVVGSEGYKMGIKTIKFEDMNWDNGYTGNDAYSQSKLAQIMTAYELQERLKKAGKTDVQVYACHPGASRTSLIKTSGSLMTRFIWQLMKLSPLVQSAEKGSYPELMCATEPNLDQGSFYGPTGKNYWTGPVGECILEAHAKDKAIAEKLWEVSEKATGLKWNL; from the coding sequence ATGAGCACTAAAAATCAATTTGGAAAAAAGGGATGGACACCAGAGAGAATTGGATCACTCAAGGGCAAAACATACCTCATAACGGGGACTACAAGTGGTACTGGGTTTGAAGCTTCCCGCATATTGCTGTCCAAGGGAGCAAAAGTGGTGATGCTAAACCGTAATGCTAAAAAATCTGCGGAAGTCATTTCGACCTTAAAAAATGAATTGGGCAATGATATAGAAACCACATTTATTCTCATGGATTTGGCAGAACAAGCTTCTGTACGAAAAGCAGCGGCAGAGGTACTTGAAAAAGTGCCACGTATCGATGCATTGATATGTAATGGTGCCATTGCACAAGTGCCCGATCGGAAGCTTACGGTTGATGGATTTGAAAGTCAGCTTGGTGTAAACCACTATGGGCATTTTGCACTACAAGCACTGCTTTTTCCATTGATTCAAAAATCCAAAGGACGCATAGTGGTTGTAGGCAGTGAAGGCTATAAAATGGGCATTAAAACCATCAAGTTTGAGGATATGAACTGGGACAATGGCTACACTGGAAATGATGCCTATAGCCAGAGTAAATTAGCGCAGATAATGACCGCCTATGAGTTACAAGAGAGGTTGAAAAAGGCGGGCAAGACTGATGTACAAGTCTATGCTTGTCATCCTGGCGCCTCAAGAACATCACTGATCAAAACGAGCGGTAGCTTAATGACACGTTTCATTTGGCAACTGATGAAGTTATCTCCATTGGTACAGTCGGCTGAAAAAGGTTCTTACCCTGAATTAATGTGTGCCACAGAACCAAATTTAGACCAAGGTAGCTTTTATGGCCCTACTGGAAAAAATTACTGGACTGGCCCAGTAGGAGAATGCATACTGGAAGCCCACGCAAAAGATAAAGCTATAGCAGAAAAACTGTGGGAAGTATCCGAAAAAGCGACAGGATTAAAGTGGAATTTATAA
- a CDS encoding mucoidy inhibitor MuiA family protein, with protein sequence MKYLTLFALLLAHQTFSQSFTERELKTKIDQVTIYVKGGLISRSGDLDIPPGKSMVLIKSLSPHIDDKSVQVKATGDFTILSVNHKLNYLNSLKKDEKIDSLKKEIESIEHEVSTAESRLQILSEKQSLLDKNKNLGGETSGASLTQIKQAIEFYDRELTSIKTDEIETRLRIKELNKEQDKIKQEISSVQGNDGLPTSEIEIRIDSKSKVSGDFKISYLVSNVGWYPKYDVRVASVDLPLELKYKADIYQNTGVDWENVRLKLSNGDPNQSGVAPELETWHLNYARNTILNRSAYGMISNSVRNVSGVIVDENGLPLPGVAVQVKGTTVGTVTDIDGNYSLTLPNGVTHLAISFVGYVSQELPITSQKINARLEPDVMALEEIVVTGYGAPNELQGKSAGIRIRGASSVAREADVITTSTIENQTTVEFEVDEPYSIKSNGEKLSVDLNSYQIETIYEYYAVPKLDLDAFLIARVINWDQYNLLEGEANLYFEDAYVGRSILDARSMDDTLNISLGRDKSIVIGREKVDEFTKRRTIGSNKIESRGYEIVVRNKKSQNINLTLFDQLPVAAISDISVSPIELSNGKLDEKTGEVTWELELQPQQQRELDLSYEVKYPKKEKVLLE encoded by the coding sequence ATGAAATACCTTACACTATTTGCATTGCTTCTGGCTCATCAAACTTTTTCACAATCCTTCACCGAAAGGGAGCTCAAAACCAAAATTGATCAAGTGACCATTTATGTCAAAGGCGGACTAATCAGCCGTAGTGGAGACCTTGATATCCCTCCAGGAAAATCAATGGTGCTTATAAAATCACTTTCTCCACATATAGATGACAAAAGCGTCCAAGTGAAAGCAACGGGTGATTTTACAATATTGTCTGTGAACCATAAGCTTAACTACCTTAACTCATTAAAAAAAGATGAGAAAATAGACAGCCTAAAAAAGGAGATAGAATCGATAGAGCATGAAGTTTCTACAGCTGAATCAAGACTTCAAATACTTTCAGAAAAGCAAAGTCTTCTTGATAAAAATAAAAACCTAGGAGGAGAAACTTCTGGAGCTTCATTAACCCAAATTAAGCAGGCCATTGAGTTTTATGACCGAGAACTGACATCTATCAAAACAGATGAAATCGAGACTAGACTCAGAATCAAGGAACTGAACAAGGAACAAGATAAAATCAAACAAGAAATCTCCAGCGTACAAGGAAACGATGGATTACCAACAAGCGAAATTGAAATAAGGATAGACTCCAAGAGCAAGGTCAGCGGTGATTTCAAGATCTCCTATTTAGTCTCCAATGTTGGTTGGTATCCCAAATACGACGTGAGAGTTGCCAGTGTCGATCTGCCATTGGAACTAAAATACAAAGCAGATATTTACCAAAATACTGGAGTGGATTGGGAGAATGTCAGACTAAAACTATCAAATGGTGATCCAAATCAAAGCGGGGTTGCCCCTGAACTAGAAACGTGGCATTTAAACTATGCCCGCAATACGATCCTAAACCGATCAGCCTATGGAATGATCTCTAATTCAGTGCGAAATGTTTCTGGCGTAATAGTAGACGAAAATGGCCTGCCACTACCTGGCGTAGCTGTACAAGTGAAAGGCACCACTGTAGGGACAGTTACGGATATAGATGGTAATTATTCTTTGACTCTCCCTAATGGGGTGACTCATTTGGCCATATCTTTTGTCGGATATGTGTCACAGGAATTGCCAATAACTTCACAGAAAATCAATGCTAGGCTGGAACCTGATGTAATGGCCTTGGAAGAAATTGTTGTCACGGGATATGGTGCACCTAATGAACTTCAGGGAAAGAGTGCTGGTATCAGAATACGAGGAGCAAGTAGCGTCGCTCGTGAGGCTGATGTGATTACGACCTCTACAATAGAAAATCAAACAACTGTGGAGTTTGAAGTAGATGAACCCTATTCTATAAAGTCAAACGGTGAAAAGCTTTCAGTTGATCTGAACAGTTATCAAATAGAAACAATCTATGAATATTATGCCGTCCCTAAACTTGATTTGGATGCTTTCCTAATTGCCCGGGTAATCAATTGGGACCAGTACAACTTACTTGAGGGGGAGGCGAATTTATATTTTGAGGACGCTTATGTAGGCCGATCGATCCTCGATGCTCGCTCAATGGATGATACCTTAAACATTTCATTGGGAAGAGACAAGAGCATCGTAATTGGCCGTGAAAAGGTTGATGAATTTACCAAGCGAAGAACGATTGGTAGCAATAAGATCGAAAGTCGAGGATATGAGATTGTTGTTCGGAACAAAAAATCCCAGAACATCAATTTGACACTTTTCGATCAGCTTCCAGTCGCAGCAATTAGCGACATTTCTGTATCACCTATTGAGCTTTCGAACGGTAAACTGGACGAAAAAACTGGCGAAGTGACATGGGAACTTGAACTTCAACCTCAACAACAAAGGGAATTGGACCTAAGCTATGAGGTGAAATATCCCAAGAAAGAAAAAGTACTATTGGAATGA
- a CDS encoding TrmH family RNA methyltransferase produces MKNNETKEKSSLRKKAGAIKEFRCKNLIAVLEEPQDYKNIGRTIRNINALGVEKLYIIDSRDKVPDDWQEMRTDVMLTKTSGSAIKWSFVKKFSSTEGCIDHLDKNGFVSMVTSPHLKGQKNIVLHEGKYTKMKLAVWFGNESRGISERAVKNSKACINIPMYGIIESLNLGTSTGIVLYEITKQRREFKLGKIAKRKEKLKNKK; encoded by the coding sequence ATGAAAAACAACGAGACGAAAGAAAAGAGTTCTCTTCGCAAGAAAGCTGGTGCGATAAAGGAATTTCGTTGTAAAAATTTGATCGCTGTCCTAGAAGAACCTCAAGACTATAAAAATATTGGAAGAACAATTCGAAATATCAATGCCTTAGGAGTTGAAAAGCTCTACATCATCGATAGTCGAGATAAGGTTCCTGACGATTGGCAAGAAATGAGGACTGACGTAATGCTCACCAAAACATCGGGTTCTGCTATTAAATGGTCATTTGTTAAGAAGTTTAGTAGCACAGAAGGATGCATTGATCATTTGGACAAAAATGGGTTTGTGTCAATGGTCACATCTCCTCACCTGAAAGGACAAAAGAACATCGTACTACATGAAGGGAAATATACTAAAATGAAGCTTGCTGTTTGGTTCGGAAACGAGTCAAGAGGAATTAGCGAAAGGGCTGTAAAAAATAGCAAAGCTTGTATTAATATCCCAATGTACGGAATAATTGAAAGCCTGAACTTGGGGACTTCAACAGGCATTGTCCTTTATGAAATAACCAAACAACGTAGAGAGTTTAAATTGGGCAAAATAGCAAAACGAAAAGAGAAACTGAAGAATAAAAAATAA
- a CDS encoding DUF4625 domain-containing protein, giving the protein MKLNLKLHVLLLFPILNLTSCIHDDTEIELPLPTVSNIEVGLHNNELGVIGEDFHFNAEIIAGDKVEMVKINMEQKIDETYSHDWSFEKIWDKYKGLKNPKIHQHFDIPTDAAKGSYNFIITVVDQNGTSLEEISSIDLIDASDYPEVNPHISVFGIDKIDVDGNGGFNNFYNNGEFRDADGAFFRKDESIWSAIQIGGIKGDGIMYSLLIKKSHNHKPETIEAIDFSKAIVTEVVEHSGDEEVMTLKNNRDTGHWNYGLPLEVGATEDNNVPEPNPITEGKDWENGTYYYGVVYTNITYNRSTFNYIEFELKGF; this is encoded by the coding sequence ATGAAATTAAACTTAAAACTACACGTATTACTCTTATTTCCAATTCTGAATCTTACTTCTTGTATCCATGATGACACTGAAATAGAGTTGCCTTTACCAACTGTGTCTAATATAGAGGTGGGGCTTCACAATAATGAGCTTGGAGTAATTGGAGAGGATTTTCATTTTAACGCAGAAATAATTGCAGGGGATAAAGTGGAAATGGTTAAAATAAATATGGAGCAAAAAATCGATGAAACTTATTCTCACGATTGGTCTTTTGAAAAGATATGGGATAAATATAAAGGATTGAAAAACCCTAAAATTCATCAACATTTTGACATACCAACAGATGCCGCCAAAGGTAGCTATAACTTTATCATTACAGTTGTAGACCAAAATGGAACAAGCCTAGAAGAAATTAGCAGTATCGATTTAATTGACGCTTCCGACTACCCTGAGGTAAACCCACATATAAGCGTGTTTGGGATAGACAAAATTGATGTGGACGGTAACGGAGGTTTTAATAATTTTTATAATAATGGTGAATTCAGAGACGCTGATGGTGCTTTTTTTAGGAAAGATGAATCTATCTGGTCAGCGATACAAATAGGGGGGATTAAAGGTGATGGAATTATGTATAGCTTACTAATAAAAAAGAGCCATAACCATAAACCTGAGACGATAGAAGCTATCGATTTTTCTAAAGCTATTGTTACAGAAGTAGTGGAGCATTCGGGTGACGAAGAAGTTATGACATTGAAAAACAATAGGGATACCGGCCATTGGAATTATGGTCTTCCTCTTGAAGTAGGTGCTACTGAAGACAATAATGTTCCGGAGCCAAATCCAATTACTGAAGGTAAGGACTGGGAAAATGGCACGTATTACTATGGTGTAGTTTATACCAATATTACCTACAATAGAAGTACATTTAACTATATAGAATTTGAATTAAAGGGATTTTAG
- the istB gene encoding IS21-like element helper ATPase IstB gives MPNPIETQLIKLRLHGMRQTWATLQETRKNQSLSLTEGLELMLQAEEQERDNRRFKRLESNAGFRYRASLEELSLDRTRGLDDMLLTTLATGEYMEHGDAVLITGATGCGKSYLASALGHQACVHGKKVAYFNTQKLMLKIKMVRLDGTVLKFFDKMARTDLLILDDFGLTHLDKQQQMDFMELIEDRHGKKSTVIVSQLPVSSWYDVIGEPTIADAILDRLVHASYRIVLKGESLRKKM, from the coding sequence ATGCCCAACCCGATCGAAACACAACTTATCAAACTCAGGCTCCATGGCATGCGCCAGACCTGGGCAACATTACAGGAGACCCGTAAAAACCAAAGCCTCTCCCTTACCGAAGGCCTTGAGCTTATGCTGCAGGCAGAAGAACAGGAACGGGACAACAGGAGATTCAAAAGACTGGAATCCAATGCGGGCTTCCGTTACAGGGCTTCCCTGGAAGAACTTTCCCTGGACAGGACCAGGGGCCTGGATGACATGCTCCTGACAACACTGGCGACCGGGGAATATATGGAACATGGTGATGCGGTACTTATCACGGGAGCCACCGGCTGCGGAAAAAGTTACCTGGCCTCGGCCCTCGGCCATCAGGCCTGTGTGCACGGCAAAAAGGTCGCCTACTTCAATACCCAGAAGCTTATGCTCAAAATCAAGATGGTAAGGTTGGACGGTACCGTGCTCAAGTTCTTCGATAAAATGGCCAGAACAGACCTGCTTATCCTGGATGACTTCGGGCTCACACACCTGGACAAACAACAACAAATGGACTTTATGGAACTTATCGAAGACAGACATGGTAAAAAATCCACTGTTATTGTAAGCCAGCTCCCTGTCTCAAGCTGGTATGATGTAATAGGTGAACCGACCATAGCGGACGCCATCCTTGACCGGTTGGTGCACGCCTCCTACAGAATCGTGTTAAAAGGGGAAAGTCTCAGAAAAAAAATGTAA
- the istA gene encoding IS21 family transposase has protein sequence MSQIKQMIILRQQGNGIKTIARMLDMSKNTVKSYLFKLDKLLENNRKTGLTTKKLLSMEDPEVEKLFLSGDPSYKDPRYEHFIANLPYYQKELKRKGVTKTLLWEEYRESYPEGYGRSQFCYHLGQQEVARAKPSMVLDHKPAEKLYIDFAGKPICYIDRETGEEIRCQLFVACLPYSDYAFAMAVPSQTIPDFLHVLGCCMEQLGGVPQLLVPDNLKAAVNKADKYEPGINRALEDFANHYGTAVVPARARKPQDKALVENQVKVLYSRVYAKLRNVQFFDIHSLNRAIAEKVKAHNQTRMQQKPYCREERFLADEKHLLGKLPGERFELRHYAELTVAKNNHVYLSRDKHYYSVPYSLIGQKVKVVYTRSMLYVFHKGERVAIHGRGFQQGPYSTLKEHLCSQHQHYRDRSPAYYRDKAAQYSNTFAKYIALIFKQDRYPEQLYRTCDGLLALARKVDEQRLDKACNIAMEYNQYSYGFIKNMLENNMTEATTEASGKELPKHGNVRGRTYYNEQR, from the coding sequence ATGAGTCAGATCAAACAGATGATTATTTTACGGCAGCAGGGCAACGGTATCAAAACCATTGCCCGTATGCTGGACATGAGCAAGAACACGGTAAAAAGCTATCTTTTCAAGCTTGACAAGCTGCTGGAAAACAACAGGAAGACAGGGCTTACAACCAAAAAGCTGCTGTCCATGGAAGACCCCGAAGTTGAGAAGCTGTTCCTTTCAGGGGATCCGTCCTATAAAGACCCCCGTTACGAGCACTTTATAGCCAACCTCCCTTATTATCAAAAAGAACTCAAGCGTAAAGGGGTGACCAAAACCCTTCTATGGGAGGAATACAGGGAATCTTACCCCGAAGGGTATGGCCGGAGCCAGTTTTGTTATCACCTTGGCCAGCAGGAGGTGGCCAGGGCAAAGCCTTCCATGGTGCTTGACCATAAACCGGCAGAGAAGCTGTATATAGACTTTGCGGGCAAGCCCATCTGCTACATAGACAGGGAGACCGGGGAGGAGATCAGGTGCCAACTGTTCGTGGCCTGCCTGCCCTATTCGGACTATGCCTTTGCCATGGCTGTGCCCTCCCAGACCATCCCCGACTTCCTGCACGTCCTGGGCTGTTGTATGGAGCAGCTGGGAGGGGTGCCACAGCTGCTCGTCCCTGACAACCTAAAAGCGGCCGTAAACAAGGCCGACAAATATGAGCCAGGTATCAACCGGGCCCTGGAGGACTTTGCCAACCATTACGGCACGGCCGTAGTGCCTGCCAGGGCAAGGAAACCGCAGGACAAGGCATTGGTGGAAAACCAGGTAAAGGTGCTCTATTCCCGGGTATATGCCAAGCTCAGGAACGTCCAATTCTTCGACATACACAGCCTGAACCGGGCCATTGCCGAAAAGGTGAAGGCCCATAACCAGACCCGTATGCAGCAAAAGCCTTACTGCAGGGAGGAAAGGTTCCTGGCCGATGAGAAGCACTTATTGGGAAAGCTTCCCGGGGAGCGCTTCGAGCTGAGGCATTATGCCGAACTGACGGTAGCCAAGAACAACCACGTCTACCTGTCCCGGGACAAGCACTATTACAGCGTGCCATATTCCCTGATAGGCCAGAAGGTAAAGGTGGTCTACACCCGCAGCATGCTCTATGTGTTCCATAAAGGGGAACGGGTGGCCATACACGGCAGGGGCTTCCAGCAAGGGCCTTATTCCACACTCAAAGAACACCTGTGTTCCCAACACCAACACTACAGGGACAGAAGTCCGGCGTATTACCGCGACAAAGCTGCCCAATACTCCAATACCTTCGCCAAATACATTGCCCTGATCTTTAAGCAGGACAGGTACCCTGAGCAACTCTACAGGACCTGTGACGGCTTACTTGCCCTGGCCAGGAAGGTGGATGAACAGCGGCTGGACAAGGCCTGCAATATCGCCATGGAGTACAATCAATACAGCTATGGCTTTATCAAGAACATGCTGGAAAACAATATGACAGAAGCCACAACGGAAGCCTCCGGCAAGGAACTTCCCAAACACGGCAACGTCAGGGGAAGAACATATTACAACGAACAACGATAA
- a CDS encoding TolB-like translocation protein: MINSIAKLALTLLIAGCVSRTENEVETLSDPFFGLAPSDSVQLLAPGVISSSLYEYNGTFSPDGKEFYYTLLLPNRGQIVSLKLKEDNTWTEPSFVEFSSKYSEVDPIFSPDGSRLYFTSNRPTSDTSNIERNNIWFVEKNSDLWTEPQLVPLTETGDYYSSLTKKGDIYFNTWSNGDIYKGIKTDSTYLVERLPDVINLNASVGDPFISPEEDYLIFRGTNLENTVGSLDLYISFNIDNQWTPPMNLGEPINSKAREQCPYVTTDGKLFIFASNRLLNDFEPKPAEPIAPFRTKSESFDNGSWNIYYTSTSFIERLRNKAIEENKTSTNSR; the protein is encoded by the coding sequence ATGATTAATTCCATAGCTAAACTTGCTTTGACTCTTTTGATTGCTGGGTGTGTCTCAAGAACTGAAAATGAGGTAGAAACTTTGTCAGATCCATTTTTTGGACTTGCCCCATCTGACTCAGTTCAACTACTTGCTCCTGGAGTAATTTCATCGAGCCTCTATGAATACAATGGCACTTTTTCACCAGATGGTAAAGAATTCTATTATACTTTACTACTCCCCAACCGAGGACAAATTGTAAGCTTAAAACTAAAAGAAGACAACACATGGACAGAGCCAAGTTTTGTTGAGTTTTCAAGTAAATACTCTGAAGTCGATCCAATATTTTCACCAGATGGATCAAGACTCTACTTTACTTCAAATAGACCAACCTCTGACACATCTAATATTGAAAGAAACAATATATGGTTTGTAGAAAAAAATAGCGATCTATGGACTGAACCTCAGCTAGTTCCTCTAACCGAAACTGGTGATTATTATAGTTCTTTAACTAAAAAAGGAGATATCTATTTCAACACTTGGTCTAACGGAGACATTTATAAAGGTATCAAAACTGACTCAACCTACTTAGTTGAAAGGTTACCAGATGTTATAAACTTAAATGCAAGCGTCGGAGACCCCTTTATTTCTCCAGAAGAAGATTATTTGATTTTTAGAGGAACCAACTTAGAAAATACTGTTGGGAGCCTTGATCTATACATAAGCTTTAACATTGACAACCAGTGGACTCCCCCTATGAACTTAGGAGAACCAATAAACTCAAAAGCGAGAGAACAGTGTCCCTATGTGACAACAGATGGAAAATTATTCATATTCGCAAGTAACCGGCTGCTTAATGACTTTGAACCAAAACCTGCTGAGCCAATTGCTCCTTTCAGAACTAAGTCGGAATCATTTGATAACGGGAGTTGGAATATCTATTATACCTCAACATCATTTATTGAAAGACTGAGAAACAAGGCAATCGAGGAAAACAAAACGTCTACTAATAGTCGCTGA